One segment of Drosophila mauritiana strain mau12 chromosome 3R, ASM438214v1, whole genome shotgun sequence DNA contains the following:
- the LOC117145883 gene encoding early endosome antigen 1, with protein MTGAKKRSGAALVDAVQSKAPKSSTVAQEKNSQIPIVWKKDHVKTQIFGNEKPSKKRTPLVAPRVQQSKIEAQTSQAVEKKQEDQTFAATVKMSKTSLKTSPKNDGELWADIQKLSPHTGIIIHSFIKQYNDSLKNLKKKDLVVSKKMRAIAMDSLKKKSENISLKEKLTNMELELAQLKTDLLEQQEKNAENIQKYTEINKKYTNCEQHYDKELEIIKACVEKKNSELRDAQFRISLQAQELNNMQQTNRELAGACNGYKTDLEEAEMAKSKILQELTGLKEMHEDLQLQFEEVSAQRENCEANILQLSSDLNAKMLACAELEDRIEQLPIEANKALSKLQSNLEASELQFVEQQRLTDQATKELELVRNEINTLKTLIEEKERSHVSLSDELTQMTERLSELADINESYLNELTETKLKHTQEIKEQADAYEIVVQELKESLNKASVDFTQLKSNSEKLHKETLLQVSQLQEKLTEMVSHRSNQEELVKRLGDELQEKTHSFEEELKRQQVQLANQMQMKTTEVASENKRNAVQIQTLKSELEDRNKAFKAQQDKLEFLISDLDKLKNAIINLQAEKMEIESELSTAKVKFSEELQFQKDSLMKKVSELELEIKRKENELIELEREKNNEMAVLQFKMNRINCVIDQPVTTIKQLKDSKGPTKTESIPTKVQPENTDGFSGTAKKRNARRQKITTYSSDFDSGDDMPILGNSLNGKRVKLCTPIKPQNNIDLFDMLKNSK; from the exons ATGACGGGCGCCAAGAAAAGATCGGGAGCAGCGTTAGTGGATGCGGTTCAATCGAAAGCGCCAAAATCAAGTACAGTTGCCCAAGAAAAAAACAGTCAAATTCCAATTGTATGGAAAAAGGATCATGTAAAAACTCAAATTTTCGGAAATGAAAAACCATCCAAAAAAAGAACTCCGCTAGTGGCTCCTAGAGTTCAGCAATCAAAAATTGAAGCGCAAACTTCTCAGGCTGTGGAAAAAAAACAGGAAGACCAAACTTTCGCTGCCACCGTGAAGATGTCAAAAACAAGTCTAAAAACTTCTCCCAAAAACGACGGAGAATTATGGGCAGATATTCAGAAGTTGTCGCCCCATACGGGAATAATAATTCATAGCTTCATAAAGCAGTACAACGACTCGCTCAAGAATCTCAAGAAGAAAGACTTGGTGGTCAGCAAGAAAATGAGAGCCATCGCCATGGACTCGTTGAAGAAAAAATCGGAAAATATCAGCTTGAAGGAAAA GTTGACAAATATGGAACTGGAGCTGGCCCAACTGAAAACGGATCTCCTCGAGCAGCAGGAGAAGAACGCAGAGAACATCCAGAAGTACACGGAAATCAACAAAAAGTACACCAACTGCGAGCAACACTACGACAAGGAGCTGGAAATCATAAAAGCCTGTGTTGAGAAGAAAAATTCAGAGCTTCGAGATGCTCAATTCCGGATTTCCCTGCAGGCCCAAGAG CTGAATAATATGCAGCAAACGAATCGTGAGTTAGCTGGAGCCTGCAATGGTTATAAAACGGATTTGGAAGAGGCAGAAATGGCCAAATCTAAGATCCTACAGGAACTTACCGGTCTCAAAGAGATGCACGAAGATCTACAGCTTCAATTTGAAGAAGTGTCTGCACAAAGGGAAAACTGCGAG GCAAACATTTTACAATTAAGCAGCGACTTAAATGCCAAGATGCTTGCCTGCGCCGAGCTTGAAGATCGCATTGAGCAGCTGCCAATAGAGGCCAACAAAGCTTTGTCGAAACTGCAAAGTAATTTGGAAGCCAGTGAATTGCAGTTCGTGGAGCAGCAACGATTGACTGATCAGGCCACAAAGGAACTCGAACTTGTTCGCAATGAGATAAATACGTTAAAGACGCTCATTGAGGAAAAGGAAAGAAGTCATGTTTCCCTAAGTGATGAACTAACTCAAATGACGGAGAGATTGAGCGAGCTGGCTGATATCAACGAAAGTTATCTCAATGAGTTGACTGAAACAAAGTTGAAGCATACCCAGGAAATAAAAGAGCAAGCAGATGCCTACGAG ATTGTTGTTCAAGAGTTAAAAGAGAGCTTGAACAAGGCTTCAGTTGATTTTACTCAGCTAAAAAGCAACAGTGAGAAACTACACAAAGAAACCCTTCTGCAGGTCTCCCAACTTCAGGAAAAACTTACTGAAATGGTGTCCCATCGCAGCAATCAGGAGGAGCTAGTGAAGCGTCTTGGTGACGAACTTCAAGAAAAAACTCACAGTTTTGAAGAAGAACTCAAAAGACAACAGGTGCAGCTAGCTAATCAAATGCAGATGAAGACCACTGAAGTTGCGAGCGAAAATAAGCGCAACGCTGTTCAGATACAAACACTCAAATCTGAACTCGAAGACAGGAATAAAGCTTTTAAGGCTCAACAAGACAAATTGGAATTTTTGATTAGTGATCTTGATAAACTTAAGAACGCTATTATCAATCTTCAGGCtgaaaaaatggaaatcgagAGTGAATTATCCACGGCCAAAGTTAAATTTAGCGAGGAATTACAGTTCCAGAAAGATAGCTTAATG AAAAAGGTATCCGAATTGGAGCTTGAAATTAAAAGAAAGGAAAACGAATTGATTGAACTTGAGCGTGAAAAGAAC AATGAAATGGCCGTGCtgcaatttaaaatgaatCGAATTAACTGCGTGATCGACCAACCAGTGACCACAATTAAACAGCTAAAAGATTCCAAAGGGCCAACCAAAACTGAGAGCATTCCTACCAAGGTGCAACCGGAAAATACGGACGGATTTTCAGGCACTGCCAAAAAGCGTAATGCTCGTCGTCAAAAAATTACCACTTATTCCTCCGACTTTGATAGCGGTGATGATATGCCA ATCTTGGGCAACTCTTTAAACGGCAAACGTGTCAAATTATGTACGCCCATCAAGCCACAAAATAATATTGATTTGTTCGACATGTTGAAGAATTCTAAATAA
- the LOC117145885 gene encoding acylphosphatase-2, whose protein sequence is MSLFDKNTILVVTTLLLLALFKNLSVNSSEGHQESDQDHVMAGSAVAKQMFACDFEIFGRVQGVFFRKHTADKAKRLEVRGWCMNTRDGTVKGHLEAPLIKLTEMKNWLQNNTIPNAKITKAEFSPIQEIKDYTSTSFEIKR, encoded by the exons ATGTCACTATTTGATAAAAATACTATTTTAGTTGTCACAACTCTGCTTTTGCTAGCtctatttaaaaatttaagcgTTAATAGCTCGGAAGGGCATCAGGAATCTGATCAGGACCACGTTATGGCAGGATCTGCTGTTGCCAAGCAGATGTTCGCCTGCGACTTCGAGATCTTTGGACGAGTGCAAG GTGTGTTCTTCCGCAAA CACACGGCGGATAAGGCTAAAAGATTGGAAGTTAGGGGCTGGTGCATGAATACCCGGGATGGAACCGTCAAGGGACACCTGGAGGCTCCTTTGATAAAGTTAACGGAAAT GAAAAATTGGCTGCAGAACAATACAATTCCCAACGCTAAGATCACAAAGGCCGAATTTTCGCCAATCCAGGAAATCAAAGACTATACGTCCACTTCTTTCGAAATAAAACGTTAA